AGGAATATCGTCGACATGATTCATAAGGGATTAATCAAAGATCAGTTTCGTTTCGACCGGCCGGAAGCGGAGTGCAGACCAGTACTTGTCTATTTCCGGAACTGTGAAGATGTAAAAATCCACGAAGTGACCATGCAAAATTCATCGAGCTGGGTACAGATCTATGATCAATGCAAGACGGTGGAAATCGACAGAATCACGGTAGATAGTAAAGCGTACTGGAACAACGACGGCATCGACATTGTAGATTGCGACGGGGTCAGTGTGACGAACTCCTTCATCGATTCTGACGATGACGGTATTTGTCTCAAGTCGCATGACGCCAGCAAGGTTTGCAAGAACATCGTCATCCGGAATTGCACCGTTCGGTCCAGTGCTAACGGAATCAAATTCGGTACAGCCTCATACGGAGGATTCAGTAACGTAAAAATATCGAATGTAAAAATATACGATACCTACCGTTCAGCCGTGACACTCGCCGCTGTTGACGGTGGGTTTGTAGAAAACGTGCAGGTGGACAGCGTGCAGGCGTACAACACCGGAAATGCGATTTTTTTGCGTATCGGTGAAAGGGTCAAAGGCAAGAAAGGCCGAATGGAAAACATCCACATTTCAAATATATATGTGGAAGTACCTGCCACCAAACCTGACGCGGGCTACGAATACGAGGGGCCCACGGAAGATATGCCGCGCAACATCTCCCCGGCTGGTATTGCAGGCATGCCGGATGCGCTCATCGAGAATGTCACGCTGAAAAACATAGAGATAAGGTATCCCGGCGGAGGGAATCCGATGTTCGCCGGTGTACGCCTTACCGACCTGGATAAGGTACCCGAAAAACCGGAATTTTATCCGGAATTTTCAATGTTCGATGAATTGCCTGCCTGGGGTTTGTATGTACGTCATGCCAGGAATATCAAGGTAGAGGGCCTGACCTTATCCTGCGAGAAAAAAGATTACCGGGCAGCGGTGGTTCTGGACGATGTACACGGGGCTAACTTCAAGGCTGTTAAAATTTCGAAACCCGACAAAAGAGATTGGATTTACAGTCATAAATCTACCGGTGTGGTGACAAAGTAGTGGCTTTGGTTACTGCTTGCGTTCAATATACGGAAACCAATTTATTGTATGAGAAAGTGTTACATCTCTTTTGCGTTCATTTTGTTTACTGGCGTTGCTTTGGCACAAAATGTAAAACCTTGTAAACCCTGCGAGGAATTAAAAAATCTTCAGCTTCCGGATGTGACGATTTTGGCCGCAGAAGCTAATGTCGGCAACACAACTGTCAGCACAAGGAAGCCATTCTGCCGCGTACTGGGCAGGATAAGCAAGGAAATCAATTTTGAGATATTACTTCCGGACGAAAGTAACGGTCGTTTCCTGATGTCTGGAGGTGGTGGGTTTGTGGGCAGCATTCAAAACCAGTTTCGCAGCAAAGTAGAAGAGGGGTTTACCACGGCTGGCACGGACACAGGCCACAAAGGTGGCGGTGACGCAAAATGGGCCTTCAACAATATGGAGAGACAGTTGAACTTTGGCAGACTGGCCATACATCGTACGGCGGTAGTATCTAAAGCCATTATGCAATATTATTATTGTGGCGCACCTTTCAAATCCTATTTTGCCGGTTGCTCCCGAGGCGGTGGACAGGCGATGGTCGAGGCACAGTATTACCCGGAAGATTTTGATGGGATCGTGGCCGGGGCACCTGCCTTTGCATGGCCAGCGATATCAGCTAAATTTTTGCAGCATAGTCAGTACAATTATCCGGATCCAAAAAAACTGAGGCCGGTCATTACCAACGATAACCTCAAACTTTTACAAGCGGAGGTACTCAAACAGTGTGATCAGCTCGACGGTGTCGCCGATAACATACTTGACAACCCCGGCAAATGTAAGTTCGATTTTTCTAAACTGGCTGTGTGTGCCGACAATAAACCAGGAAGCACATGTTTTACAAAAGAACAGCTCGAGGCAATCAAGTCGGTTTACAATCCACTGGTGCTTAACGGGAAGCAAATTTACCCGGGTTTTCCTTTTGGTGCAGAAGCTGAGGAGGATTCCTGGGATACCTGGATTACCGGCTCGAGCCCCTCGATGAAAAATAGGCCCAGCCAGCAATATATGTTTGGTACAAACATTTTCAAGTATCTCATTTTTAATGATTCAACTTTTGACTACACGAAGTACGATTTCAAAAATTTTGATGTGGAAACGGAATATGCTTCTTCTTATCTGGACGCCACGAGTACTGACTACAGTGAATTCAAAAAACGAAACGGCAAGATCATCTTCTTCCACGGATGGAATGACCCGGCACTTTCAGCAAACGCAACTGTAGAGCACTACGACGGGATACTAAAAAGCGACAAAGATGCGCAGTCTTTCGCAAGGCTGTTTCTGCTGCCTGGGGTCTTGCACTGCGGAGGCGGCTTAGGTTGTGACAAGGTAGATTGGATCGGCCTGATTATTGACTGGGTAGAAAAGTCCAAGGCGCCTGATCAGGTGGTTGCCACGAAGGTGGGTGGGGGGAAGGTTGTTACGAAGGCAATCTTGCCTTATCGCAAGAAGCAGGAATGATATAACACCCTGGGGTTTTCTTGCAGGCAGCGATACCACAGAATGGTATTCCAGTTTTTATAAACATATACGACCGCCGGGCAGCCTGCAGCTGTTACAACTGCATTTCAGATATAACGATTTTCATCTTAATTAATCTTGATTTAATATATAATTAAATTATATATATTTGCATAATACTAGCACGAAGTTTCATTTGCTGTCTCTGGTCAATGCATCAAATCATGTTAAAATCCGTATTGTTATCGTTAATTTTTGTGCTATTGTGCGTTCCTATGCACCTGGTGGCCTGTTCGTGTTCGGGTAATTTTCAGAGAATCAAGTCGCAGCAGGATTTGAATAGTTATGCGTTCGTCGCATTGGTAAAGATTACCTCAGAAACCATCAACCCTCCTTCAAATGCATCCTCTTTTCGCGAAGCAACGCTCGGATTTAAAATTATTGAAAAATTTAAAGGGAAGGATACTGACGAAATAATCGAGCGGGGTGTTCTTTCTTCTTGTGATATGGGTATCAATGTGGGAGATGAATGGGTGTTATTT
This portion of the Dyadobacter sp. CECT 9275 genome encodes:
- a CDS encoding glycoside hydrolase family 28 protein, translated to MQLKKYLCFLLFCICAFTAQAKDYRASLFGIYSDGVTLNTRSIQYAIDYIHQNGGGRLVFFVGRYLTGSIHLKSNVTLHLEEGAVLVGSLNPWDYDRKVWTSLIFAQDQKNIAITGQGSIDGRGRYIARNIVDMIHKGLIKDQFRFDRPEAECRPVLVYFRNCEDVKIHEVTMQNSSSWVQIYDQCKTVEIDRITVDSKAYWNNDGIDIVDCDGVSVTNSFIDSDDDGICLKSHDASKVCKNIVIRNCTVRSSANGIKFGTASYGGFSNVKISNVKIYDTYRSAVTLAAVDGGFVENVQVDSVQAYNTGNAIFLRIGERVKGKKGRMENIHISNIYVEVPATKPDAGYEYEGPTEDMPRNISPAGIAGMPDALIENVTLKNIEIRYPGGGNPMFAGVRLTDLDKVPEKPEFYPEFSMFDELPAWGLYVRHARNIKVEGLTLSCEKKDYRAAVVLDDVHGANFKAVKISKPDKRDWIYSHKSTGVVTK
- a CDS encoding tannase/feruloyl esterase family alpha/beta hydrolase, which produces MRKCYISFAFILFTGVALAQNVKPCKPCEELKNLQLPDVTILAAEANVGNTTVSTRKPFCRVLGRISKEINFEILLPDESNGRFLMSGGGGFVGSIQNQFRSKVEEGFTTAGTDTGHKGGGDAKWAFNNMERQLNFGRLAIHRTAVVSKAIMQYYYCGAPFKSYFAGCSRGGGQAMVEAQYYPEDFDGIVAGAPAFAWPAISAKFLQHSQYNYPDPKKLRPVITNDNLKLLQAEVLKQCDQLDGVADNILDNPGKCKFDFSKLAVCADNKPGSTCFTKEQLEAIKSVYNPLVLNGKQIYPGFPFGAEAEEDSWDTWITGSSPSMKNRPSQQYMFGTNIFKYLIFNDSTFDYTKYDFKNFDVETEYASSYLDATSTDYSEFKKRNGKIIFFHGWNDPALSANATVEHYDGILKSDKDAQSFARLFLLPGVLHCGGGLGCDKVDWIGLIIDWVEKSKAPDQVVATKVGGGKVVTKAILPYRKKQE